The genomic window TATAATTAAGAAGGGCACAAGAAACACAAGCCCTAAGAAAACTTATTAACAACAAAATAAACCCGCTTAAAAAATTCATATACCAAATCATCTTGATAAACATTCTTTTCATCAAAAAACTACTTAAATAGCTTAAATATTAAGCGTTTTTGATATTGATTATTAATTCATAAAACATAAATCAAGGAGGAATTATGTTAAACATTAAGAATTTTTTTAAATCTATAAAATTTAGTTGTAACCCTAATTTTAACTCTAATAATACGATCATTAACGACAATTCAACTAATTACATAACAAACAATTATTATACTGGAAAAGAAACAGAGATAAAAACGAAACCCGAAAACTGCGTAGTGCGTACAAAACAAAATACACCTACGCAATAAAAAGATTAAAGTTTACGTTGTCGATCAATTGGTTTGCCTTTGCTATCAAAATAGCGACTTGGCCAGATTTCAGAAGGATGAATACCTAAACGATTGGCAATGATAAACTCAGCTTCTGCCCAGGGTGTCAAAAAAACATTTTCTAATTCAAGAAGTTTACAGATAGTTTTATTGGCAAGCGCATCTAACGTGGTTCCACTTTTAAGTAATGCAGAAATAATCTCTTTTCTCGTCCAGTCTTTCTTAACTTCAACCATGCCTGTCACTCTTCTCTCTATGTGGTGGCGATCCAGACAGGGTTAGCAGACTGGGACTTATTCCAGCGAGCCTTCCGGCTCCCCTGCCTGAACCGCCATATCAATGATAGAAGGCGATAGCAAGTTGAACACTGGTAAACATGCTTACCAGTGTATAAGTCCTCAAGGCTGCTAAACCTTGATCACTGGAGTTCTTCCAGTGACTTTATTACATTAATAGATTTATGGATATTACTCAACAATCAATTATAAATCTGTTACGCTGATAAGTAACGCTAAGACGGAAAACACCTAATGAGCAAAAAATTTACGCCTACACCTCATGATACAATTTTTAAGCAATTTCTTAGTGAAAAAGAGACGGCCAAAGAGTTTTTTGAAATCTGGTTACCAGACGAGATAAAGTCAGTCTGTAATCTAGAGACAATCCGTGCCGAATCAAGTTCATTTATCGATGAAGAAATGAAAAATTACCAGAGTGATATTCTCTACTCTGTCAATACCAAAAGGGGAAAAGGCTATTTATATCTTTTGATTGAGCACCAATCTACGCCTGATAAGCTCATCGCATGGCGATTGATGCGGTATAGTATGGCCGCCATGCAAAAACACTTGGAAGCGGGTCATAAAAAATTACCATTGGTGTACCCGATATTATTTTATGCTGGCGAGAAAAGCCCACATCCACATAGTACCTACTGGCTGGATTGCTTTAACGATAGTGAACTTGCTGAGAAGATATATACAAAACCATTTAAATTGGTTGATGTAACGACGCTTGATGACGGTGAAATTATGAAACACCGTCGGATAGCGTTACTGGAACTCGTACAAAAACACATTCGACAACGTGATATGTCAGAATTATTGCACGAAATTGCCAAATTATTGTCGTATGATTATTATACAGAAAAACAAGCTGTGACAATGATGAATTACTTGATTCAAGAGGGTAACGCCAAGAATCCAATAGAATTTGTCACAGATATTGCTAAAAATTCAGTGAAACACAAAGAGGCGCTTATGACGATTGCACAAGCACTTAGGCAAGAAGGACGCAAAGAAGGAATTCAAGAAGGGATGGAAAAAGGAAAACTTGAAGAAAAAACGGCTATTGCATATCAACTTATTAAAAACGGCGTAAATTCTGAAATCATTAAGTTGTCAACAGGACTTACCGATGCAGAATTGAATAAGTTAGAGAAAAAACGTTAATTTTCATTAGCTAATCAGTTGACAAAAAAAGATTTAAACTGTTATATTTGGATTGTCACCCCTCATGGGTGATCAGGTTTGATAGCCTGAGTACTAGAGCGGGTATGCCGCTTAAAATAGCGGTTTTTTTATGTCCGTAATAACCACAGCTACACACCTAATAATCAATGGTGGGGCGTAGCGGGGGAGCTGAAAAGCTCGCCGGCTTCTCTAGTTCCGGTCTATCAATCCTGTTACGTCTCGCCACCCCGTTTGATAGCGGGAGCGAGGTTCTTATGAACTTACTAGAGAGGCCGTAACTATGGTTACTACCTGTATTGAAAATTACCCTAAATTTATCGATACCTACTGGATTATTCCAAACCACTCAAGCAAACCCGCAACAAAAGCATCACTAACGCAAGACACGTTAAATTTACTTAAAACCTACTCAAATGCCCGTCTAATCTGGTCAGGTCGTTTACCTGTTCGGATGGTGGCAGCATGAAAACGATTGATATAAGACAACTTAAGAACCTCAATGATTATTTTCCAGAATTAACGCCTGATCAGCTTGAAACGGGTATGCTGTTTTCGATGGGAATATCGAAAAAAGAAATTGCTTTTCATCGTTCAGTGACCTATTCCACAGTTAATAAAATGCTTGACACAATTAAACAAAAATTTGAGGTAGGTTCGCTCACTCAATTGTTGTCTGTTTTTCAGTCAAGATTATACTTTATTATCTTAATTAAAATTACACAACAAGTTGAAAATTAAACAATATTAATAAACCAGGGCTCAATAAAAAGTTGAGCCTTATTTGTTTTCACTTATCACAAATTCAATATGACTATGAGATTAACTGGCTTTACTGCCAGCGGTATTGCTTTACCTGAAATTTACGCCGGTGACAAATGGCAGGATAAAAAAGGTGATTTGTTGCCGTGTATTTATCCTTATTCACGTTTTATTAACGCGTTTCAGGCAGTGGAGAACACGCACCAATGAAAAAAGCACCTAATGTTAAAAAACTGCCAAAAGACCCGCTGTCTGAGGCAATTATTTTTGCCGGTGATGAAGCATGGACACACGCGAAAAACTGGCAGAAGGATAATCCGGCAAACGATGAGATACCGCCCGTAGTGCTGGCTGAAAAGCAACTGGCGGAACTGGATGACCTGATAATTGTGAATCAGGGACAACGGTATGCCAGTGTATATCGTGCCGGAACACTAACGCAGGAGCAGACAACGGCGATTGCAACAAAGCTGGCATTAGCTGGCGTCAAGAAAGCGCTATTTTACGCTGAGGACTATGCGTTACTGGAGGACTGGACTTCACAATTACCCCGTCTAAAAAGCGATGCTGAAAGGGGTAATAGCCTTGTTGTTAAAGCGCCATATGAAGAAATTAACCTGTTACAGATGGCAGACAATGAAAAAGCCTTATTACTGGCGGCACGTTATGAAGGGCTTGCCATACATCCTGACAGCGAAGCCTTTTATCGCTACGTCTCAGGCGTATGGGAAAAAATTTCACCGCTTGAACTGAGTCGTGAAATGGGAAACATCTATCGTCAATATAATACCAACTTTAGCAAACGAGCGGTGAATAATGTTGTGGAGGCATTGAAGATAATTGTCC from Arsenophonus sp. aPb includes these protein-coding regions:
- a CDS encoding helix-turn-helix domain-containing protein; its protein translation is MVEVKKDWTRKEIISALLKSGTTLDALANKTICKLLELENVFLTPWAEAEFIIANRLGIHPSEIWPSRYFDSKGKPIDRQRKL
- a CDS encoding Rpn family recombination-promoting nuclease/putative transposase, which gives rise to MSKKFTPTPHDTIFKQFLSEKETAKEFFEIWLPDEIKSVCNLETIRAESSSFIDEEMKNYQSDILYSVNTKRGKGYLYLLIEHQSTPDKLIAWRLMRYSMAAMQKHLEAGHKKLPLVYPILFYAGEKSPHPHSTYWLDCFNDSELAEKIYTKPFKLVDVTTLDDGEIMKHRRIALLELVQKHIRQRDMSELLHEIAKLLSYDYYTEKQAVTMMNYLIQEGNAKNPIEFVTDIAKNSVKHKEALMTIAQALRQEGRKEGIQEGMEKGKLEEKTAIAYQLIKNGVNSEIIKLSTGLTDAELNKLEKKR
- a CDS encoding transcriptional regulator, producing the protein MKTIDIRQLKNLNDYFPELTPDQLETGMLFSMGISKKEIAFHRSVTYSTVNKMLDTIKQKFEVGSLTQLLSVFQSRLYFIILIKITQQVEN